The Bacteroidota bacterium sequence CATAATCATTGTTTACCTGGACAATTTCAGGAGTAAAAGTCTGGCAGGGCACACAGTTAACATAAAAAAAATCCAGCAAAACTGTTTTTCCTTTTCCGAGTTCTGTATATAGATTCCACTCAGTCCCATCTGTATCGGTGAATGTAAAGTCAGGGGCCGTTTGGGTTCTACCTTGAGAAGAAACCGTAATAAGAATTAAAAAACAAATTATTTTTTGCATAACTACTTATTTTTAATGTCGGAAAAGCAAATTAACAAAATTTCTCCTTAAATTGCAATGTTTATAGTTGTTATCTATGAAATAGCCATGCACCGAACAGTGCAAAAACACTAATGAAGATAGCATGGCGAAACGTAAGTTCTTGAAATCAAAGATTCATGGAACACCTTTAAAAATTAAAAGACAAGTGAATAATACATTAAAAAAAACAATTATGGTAA is a genomic window containing:
- a CDS encoding redoxin domain-containing protein, with amino-acid sequence MQKIICFLILITVSSQGRTQTAPDFTFTDTDGTEWNLYTELGKGKTVLLDFFYVNCVPCQTFTPEIVQVNNDY